The Setaria viridis chromosome 6, Setaria_viridis_v4.0, whole genome shotgun sequence genome contains a region encoding:
- the LOC117861196 gene encoding auxin-responsive protein SAUR78, whose product MAKGGLSKLRCMIRRWHSSSRIARAPPSPGEDDGAIAGVEEDARGASFHGADEVPKGLHPVYVGKSRRRYLIAEELVGHPLFRTLVDRSGGGGSAGAAEAGCTVVGCEVVLFEHLLWMLENADPPPESLDELVEYYAC is encoded by the coding sequence ATGGCGAAGGGCGGGCTGAGCAAGCTGCGGTGCATGATCCGGAGGTGGCACTCGTCCAGCCGgatcgcccgcgcgccgccgtcgcccggcgaggacgacggcgccatcgccggcgtggaggaggacgcGCGCGGCGCGTCGTTCCACGGCGCGGACGAGGTGCCCAAGGGCCTGCACCCGGTCTACGTCGGCAAGTCGCGCCGCCGGTACCTCATcgccgaggagctcgtcggCCACCCGCTGTTCCGGACCCTCGTcgaccgcagcggcggcggcggcagcgccggcgccgccgaggcgggCTGCACCGTCGTCGGCTGCGAGGTGGTCCTGTTCGAGCACCTCCTCTGGATGCTCGAGAACGCGGACCCGCCGCCGGAGTCCCTCGATGAGCTCGTCGAGTACTACGCGTGCTGA
- the LOC117859867 gene encoding uncharacterized protein isoform X1 gives MAGGGGGKNGVSLYAVLGVASDCSDAELRSAYRKLAMVRSLFWLLCFSPCSVSWDPRSAPLLTLRRGSWSEMAPRQVRLRGELRRRRGRGQVLSDPNKRILYDVGAYDSDGDDDGAGEILGDILDAMSQNGAENGKGESLEDMQRQFEELFLRPSPSSSFPPDDAGKSASKRRAARK, from the exons atggccggcggcggcgggggcaagaACGGCGTGAGCCTGTACGCGGTGCTGGGCGTGGCCAGCGACTGCTCCGACGCCGAGCTGCGCAGCGCCTACCGCAAGCTCGCCATGGTCCGTTCGTTGTTCTGGCTCCTCTGCTTCTCGCCCTGCTCTGTTTCTTGGGACCCTCGATCGGCCCCCTTGCTCACCCTGCGGCGCGGTTCTTGGTCAGAAATGGCACCCCGACAAGTGCGCCTGCGCGGGgagctccgccggcggcgcggacgcGGCCAAG TTCTGTCGGACCCCAACAAGCGGATCCTGTACGACGTCGGAGCCTACGAcagcgacggcgacgatgaC GGCGCCGGGGAGATCCTCGGAGATATTCTGGACGCCATGAGCCAGAACGGAGCGGAGAACGGCAAGGGGGAGAGCCTGGAGGACATGCAGCGGCAGTTCGAGGAGCTGTTCctgcggccgtcgccgtcgtcctccttCCCGCCG GACGACGCTGGGAAGTCGGCGTCCAAGAGAAGGGCTGCACGGAAGTAG
- the LOC117859867 gene encoding uncharacterized protein isoform X2, translating to MAGGGGGKNGVSLYAVLGVASDCSDAELRSAYRKLAMKWHPDKCACAGSSAGGADAAKVRFQKIQGAYAVLSDPNKRILYDVGAYDSDGDDDGAGEILGDILDAMSQNGAENGKGESLEDMQRQFEELFLRPSPSSSFPPDDAGKSASKRRAARK from the exons atggccggcggcggcgggggcaagaACGGCGTGAGCCTGTACGCGGTGCTGGGCGTGGCCAGCGACTGCTCCGACGCCGAGCTGCGCAGCGCCTACCGCAAGCTCGCCATG AAATGGCACCCCGACAAGTGCGCCTGCGCGGGgagctccgccggcggcgcggacgcGGCCAAGGTGAGGTTCCAGAAGATCCAGGGAGCCTACGCCG TTCTGTCGGACCCCAACAAGCGGATCCTGTACGACGTCGGAGCCTACGAcagcgacggcgacgatgaC GGCGCCGGGGAGATCCTCGGAGATATTCTGGACGCCATGAGCCAGAACGGAGCGGAGAACGGCAAGGGGGAGAGCCTGGAGGACATGCAGCGGCAGTTCGAGGAGCTGTTCctgcggccgtcgccgtcgtcctccttCCCGCCG GACGACGCTGGGAAGTCGGCGTCCAAGAGAAGGGCTGCACGGAAGTAG
- the LOC117862179 gene encoding dormancy-associated protein homolog 4, which produces MGLLDQLWDETVAGPRPESGLGRLRKYSSFSPSSSSSLAPAAAADAPPPAVTRSITIARPPSLSVDQSPRGESYSSSVPSSPASAPDSPFATATTPKADSWRRLRRKPKASEGPEPAVGRRSPTVYDWVVISSLDR; this is translated from the exons ATGGGCCTCCTCGACCAGCTCTGGGACGAGACGGTGGCCGGCCCGCGCCCGGAGTCCGGCCTCGGCAGGCTCCGCAAGTactcctccttctccccctcctcctcgtcctccctggccccggcagcggcggccgacgcgccgccgcccgcagtgACGCGCAGCATCACCAtcgcccgcccgccgtcgcTCTCCGTCGACCAGTCGCCGCGCGGCGAGTCCTACAGCTCCTCCGTGCCGTCCTCCCCGGCCAGCGCGCCGGACTCCCCGTTCGCCACAG CTACGACGCCCAAGGCTGATAGCTGGAGGAGGCTTCGCCGGAAACCCAAGGCATCCGAGGGGCCGGAGCCGGCCGTCGGGCGGAGGAGCCCCACCGTGTACGACTG GGTGGTGATCAGCTCGTTGGACCGGTGA
- the LOC117862183 gene encoding respiratory burst oxidase homolog protein E, whose product MWAPSRGSSSGSGRRTWRRRIVDYLADDQTDASDNESFITAHSDELGFGAASVSSAAGGGGGVGGGGAEGMLPAFLADQGDLVEVMLELDEESMVVRSVTPTAAALYGPTSLAAGASARTPDGARSLSRCSSTSSRIRRKFAWLRSPSPSPSQRHPVPASAASDQQAVREAALAARERRRVQARLNRSRSGARRALKGLRFISRTTGDDAAGGGDLWRRVEERFNALARDGLLARDDFGDCIGMKDSKDFAVGIFDALARRRRQNLERISKEELYDFWLQISDQSFDARLQIFFDMVDTNVDGRITREEVQELIVLSASANKLAKLKEQAEEYASLIMEELDPENLGYIELWQLEALLLQRDAYMTYSRPMSSGSAGQWSQGLSAGAGAGAGAGGQQRDGVASQVRRRLSPRRAAARARVAAAEGWRRAWVLALWLAAMAALFTWRFVQYRRSSAFRVMGYCLPTAKGAAETLKLNMALVLLPVCRNTLTWLRSTWARFFVPFDDSIAFHKIIATAIALGICLHAGNHLACDFPRLIASGPDEYRLVARFFGRDKPTYRALLAGAEGVTGIVMVTLMAVSFTLATRPFRKREEMAKGAAAAAAGGGGRRLLRWSFPLGHLAGFNAFWYSHHLLIVVYLLLLVHGWFMFLVDRWYQRTTWMYISVPLVLYVGERTLRAFRSKAYAVKILKVCLLPGNVLTITMSKPYGFRYRSGQYIFLQCPTISPFEWHPFSITSAPGDDYISVHIQTRGDWTQELKRIFVENYFTPCVPIRAAFGELGAAEQKSPPRLLVDGPYGAPAQDFRNYDVLLLVGLGIGATPFISILRDLLNNIKLADELMDLAMETSKSEDSANSLSTASSSNKRRAYRTSCAHFYWVTREPGSFEWFKGVMNEVAEMDKKGVIELHNYLTSVYEERDARTTLLSMVQALNHAKHGVDIVSGTRVRTHFARPNWKEVFARIASKHPNSTVGVFYCGRPTLAKELKKLSLDMSHKTGTRFDFHKEYF is encoded by the exons ATGTGGGCGCCGTCGCGGGGGTCGTCGTCGGGGAGCGGGCGGCGGACCTGGCGCCGGCGCATCGTGGACTACCTCGCCGACGATCAGACCGACGCGTCCGACAATGAGTCCTTCATCACGGCGCACAGCGACGAGCTCGGGTTCGGCGCCGCCTCGGTGTCGTCCgccgcggggggcggcggcggtgtcggtggcggcggcgcggaggggatGCTGCCGGCGTTCCTCGCGGACCAGGGCGACCTGGTGGAGGTCATGCTGGAGCTGGACGAGGAGTCCATGGTGGTGCGCAGCGTcacgcccaccgccgccgcgctctacGGGCCCACTtcgctggccgccggcgccagcgcgCGCACGCCGGACGGCGCGCGGAGCCTGAGCCGGTGCTCGTCGACGTCGTCCCGGATACGCAGGAAGTTCGCCTGGCTGCGCTCGCCGTCCCCTTCGCCGTCGCAGCGGCACCCGGTCcccgcgtcggcggcgtccgACCAGCAGGCGGTCCgggaggcggcgctcgcggcccgcgagcggcggcgcgtccAGGCGCGGCTGAATCGGTCGCGGTccggggcgcggcgcgcgctcAAGGGCCTCCGGTTCATCAGCCGCACCACGGGCGACGacgccgctggcggcggcgacctctGGCGCCGCGTCGAGGAGCGCTTCAACGCGCTCGCGCGCGACGGCCTCCTTGCCCGCGACGACTTCGGCGACTGCATCG GGATGAAGGACTCGAAGGATTTCGCGGTGGGCATCTTCGACgcgctggcgcggcggcggcggcagaaccTGGAGCGGATCAGTAAGGAGGAGCTCTACGATTTCTGGCTCCAAATCTCCGACCAGAGCTTCGACGCGCGCCTCCAAATCTTCTTCGACAT GGTGGACACCAACGTGGACGGCAGGATCACGAGGGAGGAAGTGCAAGAG CTGATCGTCCTGAGCGCGTCGGCGAACAAGCTGGCGAAGCTCAAGGAGCAGGCGGAGGAGTACGCCTCCCTCATCATGGAGGAGCTCGACCCGGAGAACCTCGGCTACATAGAG CTGTGGCAGCTGGAGGCGCTGCTCCTGCAGCGCGACGCGTACATGACCTACAGCCGGCCGATgagcagcggcagcgcgggGCAGTGGAGCCAGGGCCTCAGCgcaggcgccggggccggcgcgggcgcgggcgggcagCAGCGGGACGGCGTGGCGTCGCAGGTTCGGCGGCGGTTGAGCCCGCgtcgcgcggcggcgagggcgcgcgtggcggcggcggaggggtggCGTCGCGCGTGGGTGCTGGCGCTGTGGctcgcggcgatggcggcgctgTTCACGTGGCGGTTCGTGCAGTACCGGCGGTCGTCGGCGTTCCGGGTGATGGGGTACTGCCTCCCGACGGCGAAGGGCGCCGCCGAGACGCTCAAGCTCAACATGGCGCTCGTGCTCCTCCCGGTGTGCCGCAACACGCTGACGTGGCTCCGCTCCACCTGGGCCCGCTTCTTCGTCCCCTTCGACGACAGCATCGCCTTCCACAAG ATCATCGCGACGGCGATCGCGCTGGGCATCTGCCTCCACGCGGGGAACCACCTGGCGTGCGACTTCCCGCGGCTGATCGCGTCGGGGCCCGACGAGTACCGCCTCGTGGCGCGCTTCTTCGGCCGGGACAAGCCCACCTACCGggccctcctcgccggcgccgaggggGTCACGGGGATCGTCATGGTCACGCTCATGGCCGTCTCCTTCACCCTCGCCACGCGCCCCTTCCGGAAGCGGGAGGAGATGGCCaagggcgccgccgcagccgccgccggcggtggcggccggcggctcctCCGGTGGTCGTTCCCGCTCGGCCACCTCGCCGGCTTCAACGCCTTCTGGTACTCGCACcacctcctcatcgtcgtctaCCTCCTGCTGCTCGTCCACGGCTGGTTCATGTTCCTCGTCGACAGGTGGTACCAGAGGACG ACATGGATGTACATTTCTGTACCATTGGTGCTTTACGTTGGGGAGCGGACGCTACGTGCCTTCAGATCCAAGGCGTATGCTGTTAAGATCCTCAAG GTGTGCCTTCTACCGGGAAATGTCTTGACCATAACAATGTCGAAACCATATGGATTTCGCTACAGAAGTGGGCAGTACATATTTCTCCAGTGTCCAACAATCTCTCCATTTGAATG GCATCCTTTTTCCATCACTTCAGCTCCTGGAGATGACTACATCAGTGTCCACATCCAGACCAGGGGGGACTGGACCCAAGAGCTCAAGCGCATCTTCGTTGAGAACTACTTCACGCCATGCGTGCCCATACGAGCTGCATTCGGGGAGCTAGGCGCGGCGGAGCAGAAGAG TCCGCCAAGGTTGCTGGTCGATGGCCCCTATGGTGCCCCTGCGCAGGATTTCAGGAACTATGATGTGCTACTCCTCGTCGGTCTTGGGATCGGCGCCACACCTTTTATCAGCATCCTGAGGGATCTGCTGAACAATATCAAGCTGGCTGATGAGCTGATG GACCTGGCAATGGAGACCAGCAAGTCTGAGGACAGTGCCAACAGCTTGTCGACCGcgagcagcagcaacaagaggCGGGCGTACAGGACGAGCTGTGCGCACTTCTACTGGGTCACAAGGGAGCCAGGATCATTCGAGTGGTTCAAGGGGGTGATGAATGAGGTCGCTGAAATGGACAAGAAG GGTGTCATTGAGCTGCACAACTATCTGACAAGCGTGTATGAGGAGCGTGATGCAAGGACAACGCTACTGTCAATGGTGCAAGCCCTGAACCATGCCAAGCATGGCGTAGACATTGTATCAGGCACCAGG GTCAGGACACATTTTGCAAGACCAAACTGGAAGGAAGTCTTCGCAAGAATCGCTTCCAAGCACCCGAATTCCACAGTTG GGGTGTTCTACTGTGGGAGACCTACACTTGCCAAAGAATTGAAGAAACTGTCACTTGACATGAGCCACAAAACGGGAACACGCTTCGATTTTCACAAGGAGTACTTCTGA
- the LOC117862184 gene encoding cyclin-dependent kinase C-3: MAGEEAPLGALNLSEYASAGARTVDCYRRIRKIGEGTYGEVFEAVDIITGERAALKKIKLDDGKEGFPRQILREIKLLKKLDHENIIRLKEIVVSPGSAHGTGGSDNNQMYRGDIYMVFEYMDHDLKKVLHHSTPSQVKVYMGQLLKGLHYCHVNNVLHRDIKGANLLISGGKLLKLADFGLARPFTREGTFTNHVITLWYRPPELLLGATNYAEAVDIWSVGCIFAEFLLKKPLFPGRTEQDQLSKIFELCGSPNEENWPGVSKLPLYKTMAIHPATPTKRRLRDMLQNFDYHAVDLIERMLILDPTKRISAKDALDAAYFIN, encoded by the exons atggccggcgaggaggcgccGCTGGGCGCGCTCAACCTGTCCGAgtacgcctccgccggcgcgcggACGGTCGACTGCTACAGGCGCATCCGCAAGATCGGCGAGGGCACCTACGG TGAGGTATTTGAGGCTGTGGATATTATTACTGGGGAAAGAGCAGCACTCAAGAAAATAAAACTGGATGATGGCAAAGAAGGG TTTCCACGCCAAATCTTGCGTGAgattaaactattaaaaaagcTGGATCATGAGAACATCATCAGATTGAAAGAGATTGTAGTATCTCCTG GTTCTGCACATGGAACAGGGGGATCAG ATAATAATCAGATGTATAGAGGAGATATATACATGGTTTTTGAATACATGGACCATGATTTGAAGAAAGTATTGCATCATAGTACCCCATCCCAAGTTAAG GTTTATATGGGCCAGCTGCTAAAAGGATTGCACTACTGCCATGTCAATAATGTGCTTCATCGTGATATCAAAG GGGCTAATCTTCTAATAAGTGGTGGTAAACTGTTAAAGCTTGCTGATTTTGGCCTTGCAAGGCCATTCACTAGAGAAGGAACTTTCACAAATCATGTCATCACTTTATGGTACCG GCCCCCAGAGTTGCTTCTTGGTGCCACAAATTATGCTGAAGCTGTGGATATTTGGTCTGTTGGTTGCATATTTGCTGAATTTTTGCTTAAAAAACCATTGTTTCCTGGCAGAACCGAG CAAGACCAGCTATCCAAAATATTTGAACTGTGTGGATCTCCAAATGAGGAAAACTGGCCAGGTGTATCCAAGCTGCCATTGTACAAAACTATGGCTATCCATCCTGCAACGCCTACCAAGCGACGCCTGAGAGATATGTTACAGAA CTTCGACTATCATGCTGTCGATTTGATTGAACGTATGTTGATCCTTGATCCTACAAAG AGAATATCTGCAAAAGATGCTCTTGATGCGGCATACTTCATCAACTAA